The Panicum hallii strain FIL2 chromosome 9, PHallii_v3.1, whole genome shotgun sequence genome has a window encoding:
- the LOC112873081 gene encoding uncharacterized protein LOC112873081 produces MDAYCNEIRKLEAKFYGLVFHHVLRDYNIAADVLSKLGSKRALVSAGVFVQALNSPTVKLEEDPPNKPDLVPAEGQEVLVIESDWQTPIIDFIVHNKSYPKKKEHEKLSSYITIGNNLFKHSASSGMLSKCISQSDGVALLSETHLGIYGSHAGASTLVGKAFRSSFY; encoded by the coding sequence ATGGACGCGTATTGCAATGAGATAAGAAAGCTCGAGGCCAAGTTCTACGGCCTAGTGTTCCACCATGTCCTCAGGGACTATAACATTGCTGCAGATGTCCTCTCCAAGCTTGGATCCAAACGAGCTCTTGTCTCGGCAGGAGTATTTGTCCAGGCACTCAACAGCCCTACAGTGAAGCTCGAGGAGGATCCCCCCAACAAGCCAGACTTGGTACCAGCCGAGGGCCAAGAAGTACTCGTCATCGAGTCTGACTGGCAAACACCCATCATCGACTTCATCGTCCACAACAAGTCTTACCCCAAGAAGAAGGAACACGAAAAACTCTCCAGTTACATCACCATCGGCAACAACCTGTTCAAGCACTCGGCTTCTTCAGGGATGCTGAGCAAGTGCATCTCCCAAAGCGACGGAGTAGCTCTACTCAGTGAGACCCACTTGGGCATCTATGGGAGCCATGCAGGAGCTTCCACCCTGGTGGGAAAAGCCTTCAGGTCCAGCTTCTACTGA